One window of Nostoc sp. C052 genomic DNA carries:
- a CDS encoding DUF3727 domain-containing protein, translating into MFSSPFSEENDNAHAGSITLTDDKGRSLDCYIEHSLEVDGQEYVLLLPVDSPVEIFSWEGDGEEEEAVLVEDDAIIEQIFANAQAVLSEQNLILKNTAYALTVEGDLPPVEESELFTLEIEDEGEDLEPEQLQLLASFYDEDQEYAIYTPLDPLLFFARITKTGEPELLSPEEFRQVQPLLEEHLFNEVE; encoded by the coding sequence ATGTTTTCCTCTCCATTCTCTGAAGAAAATGATAACGCTCATGCGGGTTCCATCACTTTAACCGATGACAAAGGGCGATCGCTCGACTGTTATATTGAGCATTCCCTGGAGGTAGATGGACAAGAATACGTTTTGCTTCTTCCTGTAGACTCACCTGTAGAAATTTTTTCTTGGGAAGGTGACGGTGAGGAAGAAGAAGCAGTTCTGGTAGAAGATGACGCTATCATTGAGCAAATTTTTGCGAATGCTCAAGCTGTATTATCTGAGCAAAACCTGATATTGAAGAACACAGCTTATGCTCTCACAGTTGAAGGTGATTTACCGCCAGTTGAAGAATCAGAACTCTTCACCTTAGAAATCGAAGACGAAGGGGAAGATTTAGAGCCAGAGCAATTACAGCTACTCGCTAGCTTTTATGATGAAGATCAGGAGTATGCAATTTATACACCCCTAGATCCTCTGTTGTTTTTTGCACGGATAACGAAAACAGGTGAACCCGAATTACTCTCTCCAGAAGAGTTTCGCCAAGTGCAACCTTTGTTAGAAGAACATCTTTTTAATGAAGTTGAATAA
- a CDS encoding glycosyltransferase family 4 protein — MEHISQLTAEIRDKAAYPDILVISRIFLPKEAVIGEYIYNRCLQDPERVIVLAASCTGDRVFDRGQQFPVYRWYHPTYWRSSCVESVLKPLVNIVCSFVLAIKLYFRYHYRYIEWGHGYDFPSLLLLSYLLPIRFFIYLHGNDFLCTLHNPVLRSLFKLTLKRAEGIVCNSSYTRDYLRTAFRLDTPTHVINPVIRPEKFGNNVASPSSLDDLRVRVRQTYNIPETAIVILSIGRLIKPKGFDRIIENIPLLLTFGFDVHYIVCGQGPSESALKSLAHRLRVDKRVHFAGYQPERELAGYYAACDIFAMLTLSEAKPNNMEGFGMVYLEASYFGKPIIASRLGGVLDTVQHQENGILVNPNSGYEVFQAFNQLCKDQQLREQLGRKGKELANRRTLHRSLYKSEGRNTIL; from the coding sequence ATGGAACATATTTCTCAGCTAACAGCCGAAATCAGAGACAAAGCTGCATATCCAGATATCCTAGTCATCAGCCGGATCTTCCTGCCGAAAGAAGCTGTAATTGGGGAATATATTTATAATCGCTGTCTCCAAGATCCAGAACGAGTTATTGTGCTGGCGGCTAGTTGCACAGGAGATCGAGTCTTTGATCGAGGTCAACAGTTTCCTGTGTACCGCTGGTATCATCCTACATACTGGCGTAGTAGCTGTGTGGAAAGTGTCCTGAAACCTTTGGTCAATATTGTCTGCTCATTTGTTCTGGCAATTAAACTCTATTTTCGCTATCACTATCGTTATATAGAGTGGGGCCACGGCTATGATTTTCCTTCACTGTTGCTATTGAGCTATTTGTTACCTATTCGCTTTTTTATCTATCTGCACGGCAACGATTTTCTCTGTACTTTACACAACCCTGTGCTGCGATCGCTATTTAAATTAACGCTCAAACGCGCCGAAGGCATTGTTTGCAACAGTTCTTATACAAGAGACTACCTCAGAACTGCTTTCCGATTAGATACTCCTACCCACGTTATTAACCCAGTAATCAGACCAGAAAAATTTGGTAATAATGTAGCGAGTCCCAGTAGCCTTGATGATTTACGTGTTCGTGTACGTCAGACGTACAACATTCCCGAAACAGCAATAGTTATTCTCTCCATTGGCAGACTCATAAAACCAAAAGGTTTCGACCGAATAATTGAGAATATTCCACTATTGCTAACTTTTGGGTTTGATGTCCATTATATAGTCTGCGGTCAAGGCCCAAGTGAATCAGCATTGAAATCTCTGGCGCATCGTTTGCGGGTAGATAAACGCGTACACTTTGCCGGATATCAGCCAGAGCGAGAATTAGCTGGTTATTATGCAGCTTGCGACATATTTGCCATGCTGACTTTATCGGAGGCAAAACCTAATAATATGGAAGGCTTTGGTATGGTTTATTTAGAAGCAAGTTACTTCGGTAAGCCCATAATTGCCTCTCGTTTAGGCGGTGTTCTAGACACAGTTCAGCATCAAGAGAACGGCATACTAGTTAATCCCAATTCTGGCTATGAGGTTTTTCAAGCTTTTAATCAGTTGTGCAAAGACCAGCAACTACGTGAACAACTCGGCCGCAAAGGTAAAGAATTAGCCAACCGTAGAACCCTTCATCGATCGCTTTACAAGTCAGAGGGAAGAAACACGATTTTGTGA
- a CDS encoding YqeG family HAD IIIA-type phosphatase: MTWNNLLQPDLILEGSVLNLTPDIIQKYGLKGLVLDVDETLVPFTVGIASPELREWVEQIRTCTALCLVSNNLSEARIGGIARSLNLPYYLGAAKPSRRKIRAALRGMDLPVHQVGMVGDRLFTDVIAGNRLGMFTILVEPIVHADAALRSHPIRNFEVWISEILGASITPKKRKIHKS, encoded by the coding sequence ATGACATGGAACAATCTTTTACAGCCTGACTTGATTTTAGAGGGTTCAGTGTTGAACCTAACACCAGATATTATCCAAAAATACGGGCTTAAAGGGCTGGTATTGGATGTAGATGAAACTTTGGTACCCTTTACAGTCGGAATAGCTTCCCCAGAACTACGGGAGTGGGTGGAGCAAATTCGCACTTGTACTGCACTGTGTTTGGTGAGTAACAATCTGAGTGAAGCGCGAATTGGTGGAATTGCGCGATCGCTCAACTTACCTTACTATCTGGGTGCAGCCAAGCCTTCCCGCCGCAAAATTAGAGCCGCACTCAGGGGAATGGATCTACCAGTCCATCAAGTGGGGATGGTAGGCGATCGCTTATTTACCGATGTCATCGCAGGTAATCGCCTGGGAATGTTTACCATTTTAGTGGAACCGATTGTTCATGCTGACGCGGCTCTCCGCTCTCATCCCATCCGCAACTTTGAAGTTTGGATATCTGAAATTCTGGGAGCCTCTATTACCCCCAAGAAAAGGAAGATTCACAAAAGTTGA
- a CDS encoding pentapeptide repeat-containing protein produces the protein MTSPIVRRTSNQSGQSKKSERVNSLLLASRRFAAWAAEITLVVTSGLIPFGLGVYANSRSDLNRVPLNPVLVVTERAIARPLALPVSYGIRNVAWPTNILWTIALLAPVTLSWWQLYLLAKTGSTIPKRWLKVRVINEQGKPPGLGAVVIREGVGRWTVPISIAYLLWRYSFAFPNLGLFTFLSLLMIVGEGISLPSRRGRRALHDQLAGTYTVDALSASNRQDQSAGSNDEAEEWQEGNEELALVQANQSPNLWRRIQQNPNLTLFGVGLTSMTAVLATLIGTQVYIQIQQSQRATKQINSQQFLELVKQLTPNSVATDEQRQSAILAMGGLNDPQSIKFLADLLVSETNPSLLDTIQQALTTVGPQAIPELKNKNQFLVGELESVGSTATKERDLRQGRLQRNQRTINKILSVYSGKMEGVDLSSTQLGQSGTPGSSFFNLVLDNLDLSGVKFKSANLNQASFKGSRFRSPGEDGRWDTYDDVIADLSQAQLQQANLTDANLSRVLMNRIDLSRATLNRANLSNARLYDAKLNSTQLVGADLRNAVLERASLTGADLGDAKLNEANLYAARLGRATAIGTQLSFANLTNTDWQGADLSGAYLDRANLSNANLSATRLTGAVLRSAQMENVNLQNADLSLADLRGANVAGADFKGAILAPSKQDPADQFVQTPDLGSVSAVVQGVDFSQAKNLDAKQLAYLCTQGAIHPRCP, from the coding sequence ATGACATCACCAATTGTGAGGAGAACTAGTAATCAATCTGGTCAGTCAAAAAAATCGGAAAGAGTTAATTCGTTGTTGCTAGCAAGTAGGCGTTTTGCGGCTTGGGCGGCTGAAATTACGTTAGTGGTTACTAGTGGGTTAATTCCCTTCGGTCTTGGTGTCTATGCCAATTCTAGAAGCGATCTGAACCGAGTACCGCTTAACCCCGTGCTGGTAGTCACAGAAAGAGCGATCGCCAGACCCCTAGCTTTACCCGTCAGCTACGGCATCCGTAATGTGGCATGGCCGACTAATATTTTGTGGACAATCGCCCTGTTAGCGCCTGTAACCCTCTCGTGGTGGCAATTATATTTACTAGCTAAGACTGGTAGCACAATTCCTAAGCGTTGGTTAAAAGTGCGGGTTATCAACGAGCAAGGGAAGCCGCCTGGATTGGGGGCAGTTGTGATCAGAGAAGGAGTTGGGCGTTGGACTGTACCCATTTCCATCGCCTATCTGTTGTGGCGCTACAGCTTTGCTTTTCCGAATTTAGGATTATTCACATTTTTGTCTTTATTAATGATTGTGGGTGAAGGAATAAGCTTACCGTCGCGTCGCGGGCGTCGCGCACTCCACGATCAACTCGCAGGTACTTATACAGTAGATGCACTCTCAGCTAGTAACAGACAAGATCAGTCTGCTGGCAGTAATGATGAAGCAGAAGAATGGCAAGAGGGAAATGAAGAATTAGCGCTAGTCCAAGCCAACCAGTCACCTAATTTGTGGCGACGGATACAGCAAAACCCCAATCTAACTTTGTTTGGGGTAGGGCTGACGAGTATGACTGCTGTGTTGGCAACTTTAATCGGCACTCAAGTTTATATTCAAATTCAACAATCACAGCGAGCAACCAAGCAAATCAACAGCCAACAGTTCCTCGAACTCGTCAAACAATTGACTCCCAACTCTGTGGCGACTGATGAGCAACGCCAAAGTGCAATTCTGGCTATGGGTGGTCTTAACGATCCACAATCCATTAAATTTCTGGCGGATTTATTAGTTAGCGAAACTAACCCCAGTCTCCTAGATACGATTCAACAAGCTTTGACAACTGTCGGGCCTCAAGCCATCCCAGAACTAAAAAATAAGAATCAGTTTTTAGTGGGTGAACTGGAATCTGTAGGTAGCACAGCAACCAAAGAGCGGGATTTACGGCAAGGACGGCTCCAAAGAAATCAGCGGACGATTAACAAAATTCTCTCTGTTTACAGTGGGAAAATGGAAGGTGTTGACCTGAGTAGCACCCAATTAGGTCAAAGTGGTACTCCAGGAAGTTCCTTCTTCAACTTGGTATTAGACAACCTTGATTTATCAGGAGTTAAGTTCAAATCTGCAAATCTTAACCAAGCCAGCTTTAAGGGTAGCCGCTTCCGAAGTCCGGGTGAAGATGGACGCTGGGATACTTATGATGATGTCATAGCTGATTTAAGCCAAGCTCAATTGCAGCAAGCCAATCTTACTGATGCTAACCTCAGTCGCGTCTTGATGAACCGGATCGATTTGAGCCGCGCCACTCTTAACAGAGCCAACTTATCCAATGCGCGTCTATATGATGCTAAACTCAACAGCACTCAACTAGTAGGAGCCGATCTGCGAAACGCAGTTCTGGAAAGAGCTAGCTTGACTGGGGCTGATTTAGGCGATGCAAAATTAAACGAAGCCAATCTATATGCTGCCCGTTTAGGTCGCGCCACTGCGATCGGAACACAATTATCCTTTGCCAACTTAACTAACACTGATTGGCAAGGGGCAGATTTATCAGGAGCCTATTTGGATCGTGCTAATCTCAGCAATGCGAACCTCAGCGCCACTCGTTTAACTGGTGCTGTTTTGCGTTCTGCCCAAATGGAAAACGTTAACTTGCAAAATGCCGACCTGAGTCTTGCCGATTTACGGGGGGCGAATGTCGCCGGAGCAGATTTTAAGGGAGCAATTCTCGCTCCTAGCAAACAAGATCCAGCAGATCAATTTGTCCAAACCCCAGATTTAGGCTCAGTATCAGCCGTAGTTCAAGGCGTTGATTTTTCTCAAGCCAAAAATTTAGATGCCAAGCAATTAGCCTACCTTTGTACTCAAGGAGCCATTCATCCCCGTTGCCCGTAG
- the nifJ gene encoding pyruvate:ferredoxin (flavodoxin) oxidoreductase: MNKTFATIDGNEAVARVAYKLNEVIAIYPITPSSAMGEWADAWSAEGRPNLWGTIPSVVQMQSEGGAAGAVHGALQTGSLSTTFTASQGLLLMIPNFYKIAGELTSAVVHVAARSLATHALSIFGDHSDVMAARATGFALLCSASVQESQDFALIAHAATLETRVSFMHFFDGFRTSHEVQKVRLLSDDDLRSLIHDHLILAHRSRALTPDRPVLRGTAQNPDVYFQGREGANPYYNACPEIVQRIMDEFGERTGRHYKIYEYYGAKDADRVIVLMGSGCETVHETVDYLNARGEKLGVVKVRLYRPFDVQKFVAVLPTSVQAIAVLDRTKEAGSAGEPLYLDVVAAIHEGWGDKRAGGAEEAGEAEGENTFSYPKIIGGRYGLSSKEFTPAMVKGIFDNLALAKPKNHFTIGINDDVSHTSLSFDPKFSTESDHVVRAMFYGLGADGTVGANKNSIKIIGEETDNYAQGYFVFDSKKSGSMTVSHLRFGKEPIRSTYLIDQANFIGCHHWGFLERIDILKAAIPGATLLLNSPYNADTVWEYLPLKVQQQIIDKHLKLYIINASQVARESGMGGRINTIMQVCFFALAGVLPQEEAIAKIKQAIEKTYGKKGVEVVRMNLQAVDNTLDNLHKVDVPQAINNLKSKIQNPKLLDSAPEFVREVLGKIMIWEGDDLPVSTLPVDGTFPVGTAKWEKRNVAEEIPVWEPDVCVQCGKCVMVCPHSAIRAKAYQADELVNAPGTFKSTGAKDKDFANQKFTIQVAPEDCTGCTICVNVCPAKNKSEPSLKAINMAKQLPLQEQERKNWDFFLSLPNPDRRSLKLNQIRQQQLQEPLFEFSGACAGCGETPYLKLLTQLFGDRAVIANATGCSSIYGGNLPTTPWTTNAEGRGPAWSNNLFEDNAEFGFGFRLSLDKQAEFAAELLQQLGSEIDENLTQSILKAEQKSEADIWEQRERIELLQQRLDEIVTLDPNLKSKIQNLKSLADYLVRKSVWIVGGDGWAYDIDFGGIDHVIASGRNVNILVMDTEVYSNTGGQSSKATPKAAVAKYAASGKPAPKKDLGMIAMTYGNVYVASVALGARDEHTLKAFLEAEAYDGPSLIIAYSHCIAHGINMTTGMNHQKTLVESGRWLLYRHNPELLNQGKNPLQLDMRSPTQSVEHSMYQENRFKMLTKSKPEVAKHLLEQAQAEVDARWQMYQYLAKRETI, translated from the coding sequence ATGAACAAAACCTTTGCAACCATCGATGGGAATGAAGCTGTCGCCCGTGTTGCTTACAAACTAAATGAAGTGATTGCCATTTATCCCATCACCCCCTCTTCAGCAATGGGTGAATGGGCAGATGCTTGGTCAGCAGAAGGTCGTCCCAACCTCTGGGGTACTATTCCCAGTGTTGTGCAAATGCAGAGCGAAGGGGGAGCGGCTGGTGCTGTACATGGGGCATTGCAAACAGGTTCTCTAAGTACCACCTTCACGGCATCTCAGGGATTGTTGTTGATGATCCCCAACTTTTATAAAATTGCTGGTGAATTAACTAGCGCTGTGGTTCACGTTGCTGCTCGTTCTTTGGCTACCCATGCTCTATCAATTTTTGGCGACCATAGCGACGTGATGGCAGCTCGGGCTACTGGTTTTGCCCTGCTGTGTTCGGCTTCGGTGCAAGAAAGTCAAGATTTTGCTCTTATCGCCCATGCTGCTACTCTAGAGACGCGAGTCTCCTTTATGCACTTCTTTGACGGTTTCCGTACCTCACATGAAGTACAGAAAGTCAGATTGCTTTCAGATGACGATTTGCGATCGCTCATCCACGATCATCTCATACTTGCCCACCGCAGCCGCGCCCTTACCCCAGATCGTCCAGTCTTGCGGGGGACTGCCCAAAACCCTGATGTTTACTTCCAAGGACGTGAAGGTGCTAACCCTTATTACAACGCTTGTCCAGAAATTGTCCAACGGATCATGGATGAATTTGGAGAACGCACGGGGAGGCATTATAAAATCTATGAATATTACGGTGCAAAAGATGCCGATCGCGTGATTGTTCTCATGGGTTCAGGTTGTGAAACCGTCCATGAAACAGTAGATTATCTAAACGCCCGTGGTGAAAAACTTGGTGTAGTCAAAGTGCGACTTTACCGCCCCTTTGATGTCCAAAAGTTTGTTGCAGTATTACCAACTAGTGTACAAGCGATCGCAGTTCTCGACCGCACCAAAGAAGCAGGTAGCGCTGGTGAGCCTTTGTATTTAGATGTTGTGGCTGCTATCCATGAAGGGTGGGGGGATAAGAGAGCAGGGGGAGCAGAGGAGGCAGGGGAGGCAGAGGGAGAAAATACTTTCTCGTACCCTAAAATTATTGGGGGTCGTTATGGTCTTTCTTCTAAGGAATTTACGCCGGCGATGGTGAAGGGCATCTTTGATAATCTTGCCCTAGCTAAACCAAAAAATCACTTTACGATTGGGATTAATGACGACGTTAGTCACACTTCTCTCAGCTTTGACCCCAAATTCTCCACAGAATCGGATCATGTTGTCAGAGCAATGTTTTATGGATTAGGTGCGGATGGCACTGTTGGGGCTAACAAAAACTCCATCAAGATTATTGGTGAAGAAACCGACAACTACGCCCAAGGCTACTTTGTCTTTGACTCCAAAAAATCCGGCTCAATGACCGTTTCTCACCTCCGCTTCGGTAAAGAGCCAATTCGCTCCACCTATCTAATTGACCAAGCTAACTTTATTGGTTGCCATCACTGGGGATTTCTAGAACGCATAGATATTTTAAAAGCTGCTATTCCTGGAGCGACTTTGCTGCTTAATAGTCCATACAATGCAGATACCGTCTGGGAATATTTGCCGTTGAAAGTGCAGCAGCAAATTATCGACAAGCATTTGAAGTTATACATAATTAATGCTAGCCAGGTTGCCCGTGAAAGTGGCATGGGTGGCAGAATTAACACCATTATGCAGGTATGCTTCTTTGCTTTAGCTGGTGTCTTGCCCCAAGAAGAAGCGATCGCTAAAATCAAACAAGCCATTGAAAAAACCTATGGTAAAAAAGGCGTAGAAGTTGTCCGCATGAACTTGCAAGCTGTAGACAACACTCTAGACAACCTGCATAAAGTAGATGTCCCCCAAGCAATCAATAATCTAAAATCCAAAATCCAAAATCCAAAATTGCTAGACTCTGCTCCCGAATTTGTGCGAGAAGTTTTAGGCAAAATCATGATTTGGGAAGGTGACGATTTACCTGTTAGCACATTACCAGTTGATGGCACCTTTCCCGTCGGGACTGCCAAATGGGAAAAACGTAACGTTGCCGAAGAGATACCTGTGTGGGAACCAGATGTGTGCGTTCAATGTGGGAAGTGCGTCATGGTTTGTCCCCATAGCGCCATCCGTGCCAAGGCTTATCAAGCCGATGAGTTAGTCAATGCACCAGGAACCTTCAAATCAACTGGTGCAAAAGATAAAGACTTTGCCAATCAAAAATTTACCATTCAAGTTGCCCCAGAAGATTGCACGGGATGTACTATTTGTGTAAATGTTTGCCCTGCTAAAAATAAATCTGAGCCATCGCTGAAAGCGATTAACATGGCAAAACAGTTGCCATTGCAAGAACAAGAGCGAAAAAACTGGGATTTCTTTTTGAGTTTACCTAATCCTGATAGGCGATCGCTAAAATTAAACCAGATTCGCCAACAACAACTGCAAGAACCCTTATTTGAATTCTCTGGTGCTTGTGCAGGGTGTGGTGAAACACCTTATTTAAAATTATTAACACAATTGTTTGGCGATCGCGCTGTTATCGCCAATGCTACAGGTTGTTCCTCAATTTATGGTGGCAATCTCCCCACAACTCCCTGGACAACCAACGCCGAAGGACGCGGCCCGGCGTGGTCTAATAATTTATTTGAAGATAACGCCGAATTTGGTTTTGGCTTCCGCCTCTCCCTCGACAAACAAGCTGAGTTTGCAGCCGAATTGTTGCAACAATTGGGGAGTGAAATAGATGAAAACCTTACTCAGTCAATCCTGAAAGCTGAACAAAAATCTGAGGCTGACATTTGGGAACAGCGCGAAAGAATAGAACTGTTGCAGCAGAGGTTAGATGAAATCGTCACTCTTGACCCCAATCTCAAATCTAAAATTCAAAATCTCAAATCACTTGCAGACTATTTGGTGAGAAAAAGCGTCTGGATTGTTGGTGGTGACGGTTGGGCTTATGATATCGATTTTGGCGGTATCGATCATGTAATTGCTAGTGGTCGAAATGTCAACATTTTGGTGATGGATACAGAAGTGTATTCTAATACAGGCGGTCAATCTTCCAAAGCCACGCCAAAAGCCGCAGTTGCTAAATATGCCGCTAGTGGTAAGCCAGCACCAAAAAAAGACTTAGGGATGATTGCTATGACCTACGGAAATGTCTACGTAGCAAGTGTAGCCCTTGGTGCGAGAGATGAACATACCCTCAAGGCATTTTTGGAAGCAGAGGCTTATGATGGCCCATCACTGATTATTGCTTACAGCCATTGCATCGCCCACGGCATCAACATGACTACAGGGATGAATCATCAGAAAACTCTGGTAGAATCAGGTCGTTGGTTGCTGTATCGGCATAATCCAGAGTTGCTTAACCAGGGTAAAAATCCATTGCAATTGGATATGCGATCGCCTACGCAATCTGTAGAACATTCGATGTATCAAGAAAACCGCTTCAAGATGCTGACCAAGAGCAAACCAGAGGTAGCCAAGCACTTGTTAGAACAAGCCCAAGCTGAAGTAGATGCACGTTGGCAGATGTACCAATATTTAGCAAAGCGCGAGACTATCTAG
- the ruvX gene encoding Holliday junction resolvase RuvX — MISQGQAKPFISALGLDFGRKRIGVAGCDRTGLIATGITTIERTSFEQDVEQIRQIVNEREVQILVMGLPYSMDGSLGFQARQVQKFTTRLSKALKLPVEYMDERLTSFQAEQLLIAENRSPSRHKGLIDRKAAALILQQWLDVKRANSRSSVAAIEY; from the coding sequence GTGATATCCCAAGGGCAAGCAAAACCGTTTATTTCAGCGTTGGGACTAGATTTCGGTCGCAAGCGCATTGGTGTGGCTGGGTGCGATCGCACGGGTTTAATTGCCACGGGAATCACCACTATTGAACGTACATCTTTTGAGCAAGATGTCGAGCAAATCCGACAAATAGTTAATGAACGTGAGGTGCAAATTCTAGTTATGGGCTTACCCTATTCAATGGATGGCTCATTAGGATTTCAGGCTCGTCAAGTTCAGAAATTTACGACAAGACTTTCTAAAGCACTAAAACTGCCTGTGGAATATATGGATGAGCGATTAACTTCATTTCAAGCAGAACAACTGCTGATAGCTGAAAACCGCTCCCCGTCACGCCATAAAGGTTTGATTGACCGCAAGGCAGCTGCTTTGATTTTACAACAATGGCTGGATGTGAAGCGTGCTAACTCTCGGAGTTCAGTTGCGGCTATTGAATATTGA
- a CDS encoding DUF1517 domain-containing protein: MRKKLQQTIKPLLKTFLALTLVLALALGHADGALAARSGGRIGGGSFRMPSSSRTYTPRTYAPPGGGGYYPGGGFGGGFGFPFLLPLWGFGGGFGGIFTILIFLAIANFLLQTFRRVSSGETSEADYSSNSPVSVTRLQVGLLAQARELQNELNHIAETADTNTPEGRAEILQEASLALLRHPEYFVYAGGGTQQASLNSAEGQFNRLSLAERSKFSEETLSNVNNQLKAALAKDALPPAGELDNPTRLFTEGPGEYIIVTLLAATLGKFEIPTAINSADDLRQALRQIGSIPSDKLLAIEVLWTPQAENDTLTSDDVLANYPDLRLV; encoded by the coding sequence ATGCGTAAAAAACTACAACAAACCATCAAACCGCTGTTAAAAACCTTCTTAGCCCTAACTCTGGTGTTAGCTTTGGCTCTTGGTCACGCTGACGGAGCATTAGCAGCCCGCAGTGGCGGTCGCATCGGTGGCGGCTCCTTTAGAATGCCTTCTAGCAGCCGCACCTATACACCACGCACTTATGCACCTCCTGGTGGGGGCGGCTACTATCCTGGTGGTGGTTTTGGTGGTGGCTTTGGCTTTCCCTTCTTACTTCCCCTCTGGGGTTTTGGCGGAGGATTTGGTGGTATATTTACCATCTTAATTTTCTTGGCGATCGCTAATTTCTTATTGCAAACTTTCCGCCGCGTCTCTAGCGGTGAAACTTCAGAAGCAGATTACAGTAGTAACTCTCCTGTTTCGGTAACTCGTTTGCAAGTAGGTTTGTTAGCTCAAGCCCGTGAATTGCAAAATGAACTCAACCACATTGCTGAAACTGCTGATACTAACACCCCAGAAGGTAGAGCAGAAATTCTCCAAGAAGCCAGCCTAGCTTTACTCCGCCATCCCGAATACTTTGTATATGCAGGTGGTGGTACTCAACAAGCTAGTTTAAATTCAGCTGAGGGTCAGTTTAATCGGCTGTCACTGGCAGAACGCAGCAAATTTAGCGAAGAAACTCTTTCTAATGTCAACAACCAGCTAAAAGCAGCCCTTGCCAAAGATGCTTTACCTCCAGCTGGTGAACTCGACAACCCCACCCGCTTATTTACTGAAGGGCCTGGTGAATATATTATTGTCACCTTGCTGGCGGCAACACTAGGTAAGTTTGAAATCCCCACAGCAATTAACAGTGCTGACGATTTGCGTCAAGCTTTGCGGCAAATTGGTAGTATTCCTAGCGACAAGCTTCTGGCAATTGAAGTTCTTTGGACTCCCCAAGCTGAAAATGATACTCTGACATCTGATGATGTGTTGGCAAATTATCCTGATTTGAGACTTGTTTAA
- a CDS encoding GNAT family N-acetyltransferase: protein MAARIKMTSLIPRNLSVVIRPVQYRDLDGIERITQESFAALTPQGAGFAISQMQRLRRWYGLLKFLSWFPNPLQYRLCAYIAEQGRILLGMIQVSPFNRTRSTWRIDQVLLERGVDKQGVGSQLLRHCFESILEARTWLLEVNINDIEALALYRQNGFQRLAEMTYWEIGPELLAELAQAEPDLPNLLPVSNADAQLLYQLDTASMPPLVRQVFDRNTRDFKTSLFGALTDAVKQWLTKTEVVSGYVFEPQRKAAIGYFQVQLDRKGEVPHAATLTVHPAYTWLYPELLSQLARIAQDFPQQGLQLASSDYQAEREEYLERIGAKRIEHTLVMSRSVWHKLRESKFVSLEGIQWTDMLQGLQPARKPIPGGMSWIQPGKLPSSEKPLPSKSEPINFSVKNPSIEASPISESADAPQEN, encoded by the coding sequence ATGGCGGCTCGAATAAAAATGACTTCATTAATTCCCAGAAACCTCAGCGTTGTTATCCGACCAGTCCAATACCGGGATCTGGACGGGATTGAGCGCATAACTCAAGAGTCATTCGCAGCCCTTACTCCCCAGGGAGCAGGTTTTGCCATCAGCCAGATGCAAAGGCTGCGTCGCTGGTATGGATTACTCAAGTTTTTGAGTTGGTTCCCTAACCCGCTACAGTATCGCCTCTGTGCCTATATCGCAGAGCAAGGGCGGATACTTTTAGGAATGATTCAAGTGTCACCCTTTAACCGGACACGCAGTACTTGGCGGATCGATCAAGTGCTACTAGAGCGTGGTGTCGATAAACAAGGAGTTGGTTCGCAACTTTTGCGTCATTGCTTTGAATCGATTTTGGAAGCTCGCACTTGGTTATTAGAAGTAAACATCAATGACATTGAAGCGCTGGCATTATATCGACAAAATGGATTCCAGCGTTTGGCAGAAATGACGTACTGGGAAATTGGGCCAGAATTACTGGCTGAGTTGGCCCAAGCAGAGCCAGATTTGCCCAATCTTTTGCCAGTGAGTAATGCTGATGCCCAGTTGCTATATCAACTAGATACGGCATCGATGCCACCTCTGGTACGTCAGGTTTTTGACCGCAATACCCGCGACTTTAAAACCAGCTTGTTCGGCGCTTTAACTGATGCAGTGAAGCAATGGCTGACTAAAACAGAAGTAGTTAGCGGTTACGTATTTGAACCCCAACGTAAAGCTGCGATCGGTTATTTTCAGGTGCAACTTGACCGTAAGGGTGAAGTTCCTCATGCGGCAACGTTGACGGTTCATCCGGCTTACACTTGGCTGTATCCAGAATTACTATCCCAACTGGCTCGGATTGCCCAAGATTTTCCCCAACAAGGTTTACAACTAGCTTCCTCAGATTATCAGGCAGAGCGAGAAGAGTATTTGGAGCGAATTGGGGCAAAACGCATAGAACATACATTAGTTATGTCTCGCTCTGTATGGCATAAGTTACGGGAGTCTAAATTTGTCTCCTTAGAAGGAATTCAGTGGACTGATATGCTCCAAGGTCTACAACCGGCACGTAAACCGATACCAGGTGGAATGTCATGGATACAACCAGGAAAACTGCCATCCTCAGAGAAACCACTGCCAAGTAAGTCAGAACCGATTAACTTTTCAGTAAAAAACCCCAGCATAGAAGCATCGCCGATTTCAGAATCAGCAGATGCCCCGCAGGAGAATTAG